One genomic region from Papaver somniferum cultivar HN1 unplaced genomic scaffold, ASM357369v1 unplaced-scaffold_151, whole genome shotgun sequence encodes:
- the LOC113336249 gene encoding dnaJ homolog subfamily B member 14-like, giving the protein MEGNREEAVRAKELSEKKMNSKDYVGAQILISKAQKLYPSMENLSRMLTVCQVHCSTERQVEPGSVPDWYDILQIEQTADEASIKKQFRHLALLLHPDKNKFSGAGAAFQLIEEANRFLCDQSKRSQFDTKRRTMKQRQSQNQPRMNNYPSKNPVSTEMAALFKRMNPPQQKQQQQTQPVYANGQQTFWTMCPFCSIRYQYYIDIMYRALAVKLARNLSQLVI; this is encoded by the coding sequence ATGGAGGGCAACAGAGAAGAGGCTGTAAGAGCCAAGGAATTGtctgagaagaagatgaatagcAAAGATTATGTGGGAGCTCAAATACTGATCAGTAAGGCTCAAAAACTATACCCGAGTATGGAAAATCTCAGTCGAATGCTAACTGTATGCCAAGTACACTGTTCCACTGAGCGCCAAGTTGAACCTGGATCAGTTCCAGACTGGTATGACATCCTTCAGATTGAGCAAACTGCTGATGAAGCATCCATTAAGAAGCAGTTCAGACACCTCGCCCTCCTACTTCATCCTGATAAGAACAAGTTTTCTGGTGCAGGAGCTGCCTTTCAATTGATCGAAGAAGCAAATAGGTTTCTTTGTGACCAGTCAAAACGGTCACAGTTTGATACGAAGCGTAGAACTATGAAACAGAGGCAGTCTCAAAATCAACCAAGAATGAATAACTATCCGAGCAAAAATCCTGTGAGTACCGAGATGGCAGCACTATTCAAGCGTATGAATCCTCcccagcaaaaacagcagcaacaaACCCAACCAGTGTATGCTAATGGCCAGCAAACATTCTGGACTATGTGCCCTTTTTGCAGTATAAGGTACCAGTATTACATAGACATTATGTACAGAGCTCTCGCTGTCAAACTTGCAAGAAACCTTTCACAGCTTGTGATTTGA
- the LOC113336248 gene encoding uncharacterized protein LOC113336248 codes for MKDKSIPAEPKPSGTKNRKRGRNSDSEKETGSICDMEEDGDQKAGQNPGLNSCRSSRRKHDVNYKENLSDDEDITSGSRRKTTKINEPVEKDKRKVLFEESKPFGNAENCKNNGDEVAEDNGNYERPEPVVVEIPDPEFYDFDRDKSEKCFALDQLWAIFDDLDGMPRFYARINKVCYSPFKVDVTWLEFVAGNPYQTAWKRSGLPVACGKFNHEKSDTIEGTGTFSHKIVWEEGVRNTYKIYPRKGETWALYKNWNIKWSSDRDNHGEYEYEFVVVLSDYINESGILVSQLVKLKGFESLFKRTENNGMSSFQITFDEMLKFSHRVPSVRTNGRERKDVPEGVFELDPASLPRNLEEVSDGKAKTVGRKRGHFELDPASLPSNLEEVSDLIDGKAKPLGGKRHRSLKSILEERPCAPKNVNEETFEESETLSTSNGVTEKTERVSEQIPPAPSSFIDPCELPESVFYTFEDDKTEDKFQVGQVWALYCELDGLPKYYGLIKKVELIPEFKVNIQWLEACTSPKGMLAWLDSKMPTCCGVFSGGNETEFDDTSFFSHLSKGAEAAKENKYEILPRKGKV; via the coding sequence ATGAAAGACAAATCTATACCTGCTGAACCTAAACCGTCGGGTACCAAGAACAGGAAAAGAGGAAGAAACTCTGACTCAGAAAAGGAAACTGGAAGCATCTGCGACATGGAGGAAGATGGTGATCAGAAAGCTGGACAGAATCCTGGACTCAACAGTTGCAGATCATCTCGGCGAAAACATGATGTTAATTACAAAGAGAACTTGAGTGATGACGAAGATATAACTAGTGGATCAAGACGAAAGACTACTAAAATCAATGAGCCAGTGGAGAAAGATAAAAGAAAGGTCCTTTTTGAAGAAAGTAAACCATTTGGAAATGCTGAAAACTGCAAGAATAATGGAGACGAAGTAGCCGAAGATAATGGAAACTATGAAAGACCTGAACCAGTGGTCGTTGAAATTCCCGATCCAGAATTTTATGACTTCGACAGGGATAAGAGTGAAAAATGCTTTGCGCTTGATCAGTTGTGGGCCATTTTTGACGATTTGGATGGTATGCCCAGATTTTATGCTCGGATCAATAAAGTATGTTATTCGCCTTTCAAGGTGGATGTCACATGGTTGGAGTTCGTTGCTGGGAATCCGTATCAGACTGCTTGGAAAAGAAGCGGGTTACCCGTAGCTTGTGGGAAATTCAATCACGAGAAGTCTGATACAATTGAAGGTACAGGTACATTCTCCCATAAGATTGTTTGGGAAGAAGGTGTTCGAAATACTTACAAGATCTATCCCCGAAAAGGGGAAACATGGGCCCTTTACAAGAACTGGAACATTAAATGGAGCTCTGATAGGGACAACCATGGAGAGTATGAGTATGAGTTTGTTGTGGTCCTGTCGGATTACATCAATGAATCAGGCATTTTGGTTTCCCAATTGGTTAAGCTAAAAGGTTTTGAATCCTTGTTTAAGCGAACTGAAAACAATGGCATGTCTTCCTTTCAAATAACATTTGATGAAATGTTGAAATTCTCTCACAGGGTTCCTTCAGTTAGAACAAATGGTAGAGAACGAAAAGATGTCCCCGAAGGTGTTTTTGAACTTGATCCTGCTTCCCTGCCCCGGAACCTTGAAGAAGTTTCTGATGGGAAAGCCAAAACTGTTGGTCGTAAAAGGGGTCATTTTGAACTTGATCCTGCTTCCCTGCCCAGTAACCTTGAAGAAGTTTCTGATTTGATTGATGGGAAAGCCAAACCTCTTGGTGGTAAAAGGCATCGTTCCTTGAAATCTATATTAGAGGAGAGGCCTTGTGCGCCAAAGAATGTAAATGAAGAAACTTTCGAGGAGTCTGAGACTTTAAGTACTTCAAATGGTGTGACAGAAAAGACAGAGAGAGTTTCTGAGCAGATTCCTCCTGCACCTTCTTCGTTTATAGACCCTTGTGAACTTCCAGAGTCAGTTTTTTATACTTTTGAAGATGACAAAACTGAAGACAAGTTCCAAGTTGGTCAGGTGTGGGCTTTGTATTGTGAGTTGGATGGCTTGCCCAAGTACTATGGTCTGATCAAAAAGGTTGAATTAATCCCGGAGTTTAAAGTGAACATACAATGGCTTGAAGCTTGCACCTCACCAAAGGGTATGCTCGCTTGGCTTGACAGTAAGATGCCTACATGCTGTGGAGTTTTTTCTGGTGGTAACGAAACGGAGTTTGATGATACTAGTTTTTTCTCTCATCTTTCGAAAGGAGCAGAAGCTGCGAAGGAAAACAAGTATGAGATCCTTCCCAGGAAAGGGAAGGTGTAG
- the LOC113336247 gene encoding putative F-box/kelch-repeat protein At4g22430 gives MASSNMFTDDILLEIFVYLPLNSIYKFKCLSKVWSFNLSNPNFIIKWFRINNRSLPLIQYYAITPPQDSAEKQNPLRFRKAYNELHTEFMSRNEYLFSFKFLVNQKPFQGAEVYMLGTSNGLVLFVSIHHHSQVTGTDIHQRYYVCNPLTQKWVSLPSPPGSPVSGFDVSGIFCEDSTSFASCYKVVRIPRIYSPSKQSNVDIFCSDLGVWESFQVYCDKIVVGRICGWCNFNKVVIIDGVLFWLEGWDTMLIYNLNQNNGSDGHRCTLINLPAAADDDDYNSYDTILGESEGWVCYAKTRRTGRELTVSVWVLDEVNWKILHNDVSVNNILAEMHSQIREDAPFEVLGFSPVDRNVILLSSKNWVREFNIETRSFADLCLDNRHVYHAGVTFLPFVLQPMPTVLPPPSWINTRD, from the coding sequence ATGGCTTCTTCAAATATGTTCACAGATGATATCTTGCTCGAGATATTTGTTTATCTTCCACTAAATTCAATCTATAAGTTTAAATGTTTATCAAAGGTATGGTCGTTTAacctctcaaaccctaatttcattatcAAATGGTTTCGTATCAATAATAGGTCTCTCCCATTGATACAATATTATGCAATTACTCCCCCCCAAGATTCTGctgaaaaacaaaatcccttgagATTTAGAAAGGCATATAATGAATTACATACAGAGTTTATGTCTAGAAATGAATACTTGTTCTCTTTTAAGTTTCTTGTAAATCAGAAACCATTCCAAGGAGCAGAAGTTTACATGTTAGGTACTAGTAATGGTCTGGTACTTTTTGTGAGTATTCATCATCATTCACAAGTAACAGGGACAGATATTCATCAAAGATATTATGTTTGTAATCCACTTACTCAAAAATGGGTTTCACTTCCTTCACCGCCGGGTTCCCCGGTTAGTGGATTTGATGTTAGTGGTATATTTTGTGAGGACTCAACATCATTCGCTAGTTGTTATAAAGTTGTGCGTATTCCAAGAATTTATAGTCCTTCAAAGCAATCCAATGTTGATATATTTTGTTCCGATCTGGGTGTGTGGGAAAGTTTCCAGGTTTATTGTGATAAAATTGTTGTGGGGAGAATCTGCGGATGGTGTAATTTTAATAAAGTTGTTATCATTGATGGTGTTTTGTTCTGGCTTGAAGGGTGGGATACAATGCTAATTTACAATCTCAATCAGAACAATGGAAGTGATGGACATCGATGTACTTTGATTAATttgcctgctgctgctgatgacgACGATTACAATAGCTATGACACTATTCTTGGGGAGTCAGAAGGTTGGGTATGTTACGCTAAAACTAGACGGACAGGAAGGGAACTGACCGTGAGTGTTTGGGTGCTCGATGAGGTCAACTGGAAAATATTGCACAATGATGTTTCAGTAAACAATATTTTAGCAGAAATGCATTCTCAGATACGTGAAGACGCACCCTTTGAAGTTCTAGGTTTTAGTCCAGTAGACCGTAATGTTATTTTGCTCAGTTCCAAGAACTGGGTTCGGGAATTTAATATCGAAACCAGAAGCTTTGCAGACCTCTGCTTGGATAACAGACATGTATATCATGCAGGTGTGACGTTCCTGCCGTTTGTGCTGCAGCCAATGCCAACAGTACTTCCACCGCCCTCTTGGATAAATACTAGAGACTGA